In Drosophila yakuba strain Tai18E2 chromosome 2R, Prin_Dyak_Tai18E2_2.1, whole genome shotgun sequence, a single genomic region encodes these proteins:
- the LOC6529572 gene encoding accessory gland protein Acp36DE, giving the protein MFALPGELDPKMWTLTWQQFVAIILLGSLVPSESFLCTHCLRKNLEKIGQSIRDIIHPTFEHTSPQIEVQQPKVTQKPESSRVIHVHQPKVILKPIFFPSIDTISQKNEIGIRGQILPFPKLKSLELLEKEQKQAQVQNNNLNIRFDGQVLKEGTNIPNLETIPQYKIGEIYADSQSQSQTQRQSGSSQSQSQSQVQNIRLVENPPALESQTKELESKSQSDSESQKRLKEQSQRQQEIQTQLQILRLLLQKQSDEQSQLQSPSESQSNTQSQSQSQSQSQSQSQSQSQSQSQSQSQTQSQSQSQLGNQIQSQVQTLQGLLQEQLDDKSASQSQFESQLQSQLKRQIQLQLQKLRQGHVKQLDEQSASQSQLEGAQQILSNLQLLQLHSKLEPQKEQQILLQLRKLQQVQQNQLADQSALQPSLKPQSPSQLEQQILLQLKNLLQFQQKHINKPSASQIQIQLQQSQSNSLSQSQPQLQLKRDQNLRLSQLVKLPMLMEQMPIAGQSPQDTIYLIPGPADNLNERIEPENTIHRKHQNLLNLLQNRQPINNLQQLQIQSQSGDSSSQTKLLQDLHSIGSQSSDFQQNLESQQGHEAGAFGSQTDNSADFQRLKEQEQFRTEHIRKTSSSNSHTNSANSQSSSSQSSKSGSQRRQADNGNSSLLDQSSSKSQSQSQSQSSSHSSSQSSSKLLGGNLVSLNSLAG; this is encoded by the exons atgtTCGCTTTACCGGGAGAACTTGACCCAAAAATGTGGACTTTGACGTGGCAACAGTTTGTCGCAATAATCCTTCTCGGCAGTTTGGTGCCCAGTGAATCTTTTTTGTGCACACATTGTCTCAGGAAAAATCTTGAAAAAATTGGCCAATCTATAAGGGACATCATTCATCCGACATTTGAACACACATCCCCACAGATTGAAGTTCAGCAACCCAAAGTGACCCAAAAACCCGAG TCTTCACGAGTGATTCACGTGCATCAACCGAAGGTGATACTTAAGCCCATATTCTTTCCAAGCATCGATACTATATCTCAGAAAAATGAGATAGGAATACGCGGGCAGATATTGCCGTTTCCTAAGTTAAAGTCCCTGGAGCTCTTagaaaaagaacagaaacaaGCACAAGTTCAAAACAATAACTTGAATATTAGATTTGATGGGCAAGTACTAAAAGAAGGAACAAATATTCCAAATTTGGAAACGATTCCTCAGTATAAAATCGGTGAAATATATGCAGATTCTCAGTCTCAGTCCCAGACCCAGAGACAATCTGGATCTTCACAATCTCAATCCCAGTCACAAGTGCAAAATATTCGACTGGTCGAAAACCCACCTGCATTAGAATCGCAGACAAAGGAATTAGAATCAAAGTCGCAGTCCGATTCCGAGTCACAAAAGCGTTTAAAAGAGCAGTCACAGCGACAGCAAGAGATACAGACGCAGTTGCAAATACTGCGACTGTTGCTACAAAAACAGTCAGATGAGCAATCTCAGCTTCAATCACCATCAGAATCCCAATCTAACACACAGTcgcaatcacaatcacaatccCAGTCACAATCCCAGTCACAATCCCAGTCACAATCCCAGTCACAATCACAGTCGCAAACACAGTCACAATCGCAGTCACAGCTAGGTAATCAAATCCAGTCGCAGGTTCAAACTCTTCAAGGGTTGCTACAAGAACAGTTAGATGACAAATCTGCCTCACAGTCGCAATTTGAATCGCAGTTGCAGTCACAGCTAAAGCGACAAATACAGTTGCAATTACAAAAACTTCGACAAGGGCATGTAAAACAATTAGATGAGCAATCTGCCTCTCAGTCACAGTTAGAGGGAGCGCAACAGATCCTGTCAAATTTGCAACTTCTCCAGCTGCACTCCAAATTAGAGCCGCAgaaagaacaacaaatactCTTGCAATTGCGAAAACTTCAACAAGTGCAACAGAACCAGTTGGCTGACCAATCTGCCTTACAGCCCAGTTTAAAGCCACAATCGCCGTCGCAGCTAGAACAGCAAATCCTGTTACAGCTGAAAAACCTTCTACAGTTTCAACAGAAACATATAAATAAGCCATCTGCTTCGCAAATCCAGATACAGTTGCAGCAGTCACAATCCAACTCTCTGTCACAGTCGCAGCCGCAGTTACAGTTGAAGCGGGATCAAAATCTTCGTCTATCGCAACTGGTAAAACTACCCATGTTAATGGAACAAATGCCAATAGCCGGTCAAAGTCCCCAGGacactatttatttaataccTGGACCTGCAGATAATCTAAACGAGCGAATTGAGCCAGAAAACACAATTCACAGAAAACatcaaaatttattaaaccttTTGCAGAATAGGCAACCAATCAACAATCTACAGCAGCTACAAATTCAGTCACAATCCGGTGACTCCAGTTCTCAGACCAAATTATTGCAGGACTTGCATTCTATTGGATCTCAAAGCTCCGATTTTCAACAGAATTTGGAGTCACAGCAGGGTCATGAAGCTGGAGCCTTTGGCTCGCAGACTGATAATAGCGCCGATTTTCAACGATTGAAAGAGCAGGAGCAATTCCGGACGGAGCATATACGGAAAACTTCTTCCTCGAACTCACACACCAACTCAGCAAATTCGCAGAGTTCGTCATCACAGTCATCAAAATCTGGATCACAACGACGGCAGGCAGACAACGGAAATTCTTCGCTACTGGATCAATCGAGCTCTAAGTCTCAGTCGCAGTCCCAGTCGCAGTCTTCGTCTCATTCATCGTCGCAGTCATCGTCGAAACTACTTGGAGGAAACCTTGTGTCGCTAAATAGTTTGGCAGGCTAA
- the LOC26534894 gene encoding trypsin-2, with amino-acid sequence MLLAYLLLLKIPLVLPNNITTSNINHFREPTYSHLSSYLVSLRTRKYIHSPGDNHFCTGVILTNRHVLTSAHCITDKNGVMMSPKRIVVALCAALFRTPESEEFVVDIHNMLIHPYYHRNQHNDIAIIKLKRYVKLDGHHLAPVLLGNSSLEVGNDCKTIGGNFGVRRQRFGSFHSMLLVNVELRPFDDCLKAKKSLMDARPENEDLICVKSMDHQICTTDFGGPLFCDGQLYGIALGSINCSSPDPVFFSDVSFYNSWVTKMISEGVDQSPFIAARFSLYSYIILLLNII; translated from the exons ATGCTGCTTGCATACTTGCTTCTGCTAAAAATTCCTTTGGTTTTGCCTAACAATATTACCACGAGTAATATAAACCATTTTCGCGAGCCAACCTATAGTCATCTTAGTTCGTATCTGGTATCCTTGCGGACTCGCAAATATATCCACTCTCCTGGAGATAATCACTTCTGCACCGGAGTTATCCTTACCAATCGCCATGTGCTTACTTCAGCACACTGCATTACGGA TAAAAACGGAGTGATGATGAGCCCCAAACGAATTGTGGTGGCTCTTTGCGCGGCTCTTTTTAGGACCCCAGAGTCAGAGGAATTTGTTGTAGATATTCATAACATGCTTATCCATCCGTACTACCATAGAAACCAGCACAATGATATAGCTATAATAAAGCTGAAGAGGTATGTGAAATTGGACGGCCATCACTTGGCTCCAGTTTTGCTTGGCAACTCCTCGCTGGAAGTGGGGAATGATTGCAAGACCATTGGTGGAAACTTCGGCGTACGA AGGCAAAGATTTGGATCATTTCATAGCATGTTGCTTGTGAATGTCGAACTGCGGCCATTCGACGATTGTCTGAAGGCGAAGAAGAGTCTAATGGATGCTAGACCAGAAAACGAGGACCTAATATGTGTAAAGTCCATGGATCATCAGATATGTACCACAGATTTCGGTGGTCCACTATTTTGCGATGGTCAGCTGTATGGGATAGCTCTGGGCTCCATTAATTGCTCCAGTCCAGATCCAGTGTTCTTCAGTGACGTATCGTTCTACAACAGCTGGGTGACCAAAATGATATCGGAGGGAGTGGACCAAAGCCCATTTATCGCAGCGAGGTTTTCCCTTTATTCCTACATCATTTTATTGCTTAACATTATCTGA